From Fibrobacter sp. UWT2, a single genomic window includes:
- a CDS encoding glycoside hydrolase family 5 protein, whose product MKRRILRTAAMAASVSLVSMSWGATLPTATEIFNKMGFGINIGNTMEVPGNPTGWGNKFPTEAYIDSVKAAGFSTIRIPCAWDSHAKDGVINESWMDSVQTVVDMCMRAGLVTVLNIHWDGGWLEGNLKDEKKDEVNAKQKAYWTQIATRFMNYNENLLFASANEPATTDDNYKHETEILATYHQTFVDAVRATGGNNASRTLVIQGPSTSIDRSVEVYTVDKLPKDVIENRLMFEVHYYDPYTYTLMNEPANWGAIVEPQYYWGTGDNLATGDDIVHNCGYNAWGGGMGDPCTKSQMDASLGKMKKNYVDKGVPVIIGEFGANDRVGVLTGSNYDKHRKGRLEYYQAFMSSCKANQVVPIAWDTGHEGENNMTIIRRQSEPDGSIFDKDVLDIMRKAYGLGDYVNTGITHVENFVEGGAGTIAVRNGGVTSSIGGIGLRREGVMLYASGAIKLFDMNGNVLRRGTSELSLQGLHQGVYIAKSGNRQLKVNLR is encoded by the coding sequence ATGAAAAGACGCATCCTCAGGACTGCGGCAATGGCCGCTTCCGTGTCTTTGGTTTCGATGTCGTGGGGCGCTACGCTTCCGACTGCGACCGAAATTTTCAATAAAATGGGCTTCGGCATCAACATCGGTAACACGATGGAAGTGCCGGGCAATCCGACCGGTTGGGGCAACAAGTTCCCGACAGAGGCCTACATCGATTCGGTGAAGGCTGCCGGATTCAGCACGATTCGCATTCCTTGCGCCTGGGATAGCCACGCCAAAGACGGAGTCATTAACGAAAGTTGGATGGATTCCGTGCAGACGGTGGTGGACATGTGCATGCGCGCCGGGCTGGTGACGGTTCTCAACATTCATTGGGATGGCGGCTGGCTCGAAGGGAACCTTAAGGACGAAAAGAAAGACGAAGTGAACGCCAAGCAGAAGGCGTACTGGACCCAGATTGCCACGCGCTTCATGAACTATAATGAAAACCTGCTCTTTGCTAGCGCAAATGAACCCGCCACTACCGACGACAATTACAAACACGAAACCGAAATCTTGGCAACATACCACCAGACTTTCGTGGACGCCGTGCGTGCCACGGGTGGTAACAACGCAAGCCGTACGCTTGTGATTCAAGGGCCTTCTACAAGTATTGACCGCTCGGTTGAAGTCTATACGGTGGATAAGCTCCCGAAAGACGTGATTGAAAATCGATTGATGTTTGAAGTCCACTACTACGACCCGTATACTTACACGCTGATGAACGAACCCGCCAACTGGGGCGCTATTGTTGAACCGCAGTATTATTGGGGTACGGGCGACAATCTTGCTACGGGTGACGATATCGTCCATAATTGCGGCTACAACGCTTGGGGTGGCGGCATGGGAGATCCTTGCACCAAGAGCCAGATGGATGCATCGCTTGGCAAGATGAAGAAAAATTACGTGGACAAGGGTGTGCCCGTGATTATCGGCGAATTCGGCGCAAACGACCGCGTAGGCGTGCTTACGGGCAGCAACTACGACAAACATCGCAAAGGTCGCCTTGAATATTACCAGGCGTTCATGAGCTCCTGCAAGGCGAATCAGGTGGTGCCGATTGCTTGGGATACGGGTCACGAAGGTGAAAACAACATGACCATTATCCGCAGGCAGAGTGAGCCCGATGGCTCCATTTTTGACAAGGATGTGCTAGACATTATGCGGAAGGCGTATGGTCTTGGTGACTATGTGAATACGGGCATCACGCATGTTGAAAACTTCGTGGAAGGCGGTGCCGGAACGATTGCCGTGCGGAATGGCGGCGTTACGAGTTCTATTGGTGGAATCGGTCTCCGCCGCGAAGGGGTAATGCTTTATGCTAGTGGAGCCATCAAGCTGTTCGATATGAATGGCAACGTGCTCCGCAGAGGAACTTCCGAGCTTTCGTTGCAGGGCTTGCACCAAGGCGTCTATATCGCCAAAAGCGGTAATCGTCAGTTGAAAGTGAATCTGCGCTAA